Within the Desulfovibrio oxyclinae DSM 11498 genome, the region GGCCGTTACGTTTAACATGCTCCCTAAACTGCTTTTTATTATCTGGAATCTGCGTGAAGAGTAGGGTCTCTCTGAGGTCCTGAAGCGGAGCAAGCCATTCTTCTCCGTGTTTAATTAGAGAGGACAGGGCTTTCTCTTTTTTTACCACTGTACAACACCAACAACCAAAACGACTTTTGCCACAACTCGGAGCTTTGATGTCTAAAATGAGTGGGCACTCTCCATCGCTCGCATTTTTGTACATGTAGACGAGCTCTTTGTTGTCCGCACCCCAGGGGGAGGGATGGTCAAGTAAGTACTCCCAGATTTCTTCTGTTTCCCAATCCTCAATCAAAGTATAGACATGGGCTGTTGGAATTTCTGGGTGGGGATTGTACATCTTCCCTGAGATTTTATGGCTTTCAATCCGTTTTTTCCTGGCAGCACTTTCGCTTTTACGAGACCCAAGCAGTAGTATTGCACCTGATGACTCAAAAGCCTGGGAACGAATAAACTCTGACGTGGGATCAATCTTGAGCCGGTCAGTGCACCATCTAAAGTTGTTTGTAGGAGCAGGATAGCCTTTCCCTAACAGGTTAACCCAAAAGGTATCACTGACAGCTGGAAACACCTTGATCGGGTTGAAGGGAAGACTCTGCTTGGCCGCTGCCTCTAACATCTTACTGATGTTTAAGTCTATGTGGTTTATGACTTTAGGAATTTCAACCAAAGTGTCTGACGACAAAATGTATACTGGCTTGAACAGCTCATCAGCACATAGTTCTGACAATGCGCTCCACACCAGTTGAACAAGTACGGTAGAATCCTTTCCGCCGCTATATCCAAGTATCCAGGGCCAACTATCCGCTTTATATCGCTCTTGGATTTCGGCGTAGATGTCTGCCAGAGGGCGACCTGCGTAGATATTATCCATGTTATCCTAACTGCATTTGTTTGCGATTGAACTCTTCTTCGGCAGCATTTTCTTTATCATTCAGCTCAACGCCTAACTGCGCTTTCAGTACGTTAGTAGTAAGGATGAAGCTGATGTTTGATTTTGTGATCTTACCATTGTGCAACGCTCGTCCTTCCCAAAGACGATTGTTCCGTTTCCAATTCGCATTTCCTATGACGGAAATGGCGTCATCTAGCCTCTTACCAGCACTAAAAGCAGAGTTTGTAACGGCCGCGGCCGCATTCAAGAAAAGATTGTGCCCGCTCAGATATTCTTGTCTCAAAGCACTTGAAGCCAATTCCCCTTTTAGGAATTGCTTCCACTCATCTAGGTTGTTGCCGAGCTTTTCCCAAAATTCGCATGCATATTGGGTGCTTTCAACAACATCATCAAGATCTTTCCCCAATAGTATTTTTGTCGCGTTGTAGATGCCGTTCAATGTGAACAGATTTACCGATCGATTGGAAATCGTCGTTTTTTCAAACTCAGTGTAATTTTTAAAGAAAGAAACGCTCACAGCAACCGACCTAACTATCTCTGCGTAAGGATCGCGGGTGTCATAAAGTATGCTCAGAGACTGAGCTGGCTTGAGCGTGTAGCGGTTCAAGTCAGTAAAAATCTGCTGGCTCATTTTTAGCCCTGGATCATTGAAAAAAATTATCGGCAGGAGTTCATATTCGTTGCTTCGCTGCTCCTTTAAAGACTCAATGATCGCAGAAATCCTATGTTGGCCATCATTGATAAGATACCTTGCACGATCCCTGATCAGCAGTGATCCAACATTAGGTGACCCCTCTGCCTTTTCGAAGGTCACATCGCCATCAATCGATACAGTGACAGCAGAAAAAACATAACTATCAGTGTTTGATAGAAGGTATTGTTTAATTGATTTAACACGTGTTTTGTTTAGAACTCGTTGAGCTCTCTCCACTGGAGGGATGTCATAGTTGTCTATCTCATTAAAGATTTCAGGCAAAAGGTAAAATGGACAATTGGCAAGGTAATACTCTCGTCCAGCCTGAACCCCTTTCACCGCAGCGAAACGACGTTCGTACAAGTCTCTTGGATGATTGGAAGACACAAAAACCTCACTTCATTGGAATTTGTAAAAACTGCGGTGGAAGTTGTTTTTTTCACTTCCACTTTAAGTACATTAAGCCCTCAAAACCGTCAAGAAACACGGGCGGAATAAGAGCGCTGAAATCATTTTTTTAAGTAGGATACCTGCATCCAATTGCACATCAAAACACCGAGTCTGGGTTCTACTTAAGCAATGACCCAGGCATATTGGCCTCCTTTCCATTTAAATACTTTATTACACACGGGAGTGGATCATTTTCACTTCATTTAAAAACTTTATTACTTACCTCATGCCGGAGATCGTCGGTTATCAAGGGTTGCTGCCCATAAAATTTAAAAACTTTATTACTCACCCACATAGCTTTTACTCCCGTACATTACACAATAGGGCCCGCCGGAGGATAAGCCTCCGGCGGGCCTTTCAGGCAGACCAAAGGGGCGGGCCCCCTTTGGAATCCCTGGGTTGTCAGCGGGGTTGCAGCTGCCGGGTTCATGCGGCCGCATATCTCGCGTCCCAGCTGCAACCCCGCTGACGGGGATTTGGATTCTGTGCGTCTTGGCTGACGAGTTTCTGTAGCAGAATTCAGTCAAGCGGGACTTGCCCTGCTCACATATTCCGCCGCAGAATTCCTAACAAGGCATCTTTTCCCGACAACCAAGTACCGAGCAATGCCTTCATCAGAATGGCCCGCCGGAGGCGGCCTTAAAAAAAGCTTCGGATCAGGCTTTGAATCGGTACCCTACGCCTCTTACGGTTTCTACCCAATCTGCGTAGGGGCCGAGTTTTTGGCGCAGCCGTCGCACGTGAGTATCGACGGTTCTGGAGTAACCTTCGAAGTGGGTATCCCAGACGGTGTCGAGCAGATGGTCGCGGGTTTGCACTTTGCCTTTTCCGAGGACAAGTTCGGTAAGCAGTTTGAACTCTGTGGCGGTCAGCGGTGTGGGTTCGTCGTCCACTTTGAGTTCGTGTGCTTCAAAGTCGATGTGGAGGCCGTCTCGTTCCCATGTGTTGGGAGCCTGCTTCACCGGCTCGTTGCTTCTGCGCAGGATGGCCTTGATGCGCAGGATGAGTTCCCGCGGGGAGAACGGTTTGACGACGTAATCGTCTGCGCCGAGTTCCAGACCGACGATACGGTCGATTTCTTCGCCTTTTGCGGTGAGCATCACTACGGGGATGTGCGAAAGCGCCGAGTCCTGCTTGACTCTTCTGCATACTTCGAGACCGTCGAGGCCGGGAAGCATGAGGTCGAGCAGGATCATGTCGGGCAGGAAGGTGGCGGCCCGTTCAAGGCCGGCGGCGCCGTCTGATTCTGCTGCCACTTCGAATCCGGCCTGTGCGAGATTGTATTTGAGCAGCTCCCGCGTGTCCTTGTGGTCCTCTACGACGAGGATCTTCTTGTCTGCCACGGTGGACTCCTTTGGTTTGCGTGCGTTGTCTCACTAATACAGGTATGTCACCGCTTCGTGACGAGACATTGACGATCGAATGGCAGCGGCCGAATTTCGGTCATTATCGCGCCCTCTTCCGCATACTGCCATGGGCAAGGGAAATATTCCAGCTTTCGAGCGTAAAGTGTTTCGGAAAGCGACCGATTAATCATGCAGCATTGCATGAACCTTTCAAGGCGGACCGCTTATGTATTATCATGGATTCGATCGAAAATTCCCTTCGGGGCAGAAATACTGGAGCATGTACGACGACCAGCTCATCGGCATGCTGTTTTCCAAGATCGTCAACAAGACGCTGACCGTTTCGGAGCAGGAGGAGGACATGGTGGACGACATGGTCAACAACCTGTTCGACCTCTGCTTCTACATCAACAAGGACTTCCATGAGTGCTGATGCGCTCGGTTGTTGCCATCGCAAATCCATATTGCGAAGAGGCGGTTCGGAGGCGGTCTCCGAGCCGCCTTTTCGTGTCCGCCGTGGCAGCAGCTCAGGTCAATAATGGACCGTTGGATTCGAGACGCATACCTTTTCGGATCAGCTCCCGTCATTTCGGTGGTGGGAGCTTGCCGGGACGGATTGTCGGGATCGGCTTTGCCTCGCTTCTGGCAAGGGCCACCGAGCCGCCGATTATCAGCAGCGATCCGGCCAGCGTCATGGGGCCGGGGATCGCTCCGAAGACGGCCCAACCGAGGAGCGCGGCCATCACGATTTCCA harbors:
- a CDS encoding response regulator; this encodes MADKKILVVEDHKDTRELLKYNLAQAGFEVAAESDGAAGLERAATFLPDMILLDLMLPGLDGLEVCRRVKQDSALSHIPVVMLTAKGEEIDRIVGLELGADDYVVKPFSPRELILRIKAILRRSNEPVKQAPNTWERDGLHIDFEAHELKVDDEPTPLTATEFKLLTELVLGKGKVQTRDHLLDTVWDTHFEGYSRTVDTHVRRLRQKLGPYADWVETVRGVGYRFKA
- the dndB gene encoding DNA sulfur modification protein DndB, producing the protein MSSNHPRDLYERRFAAVKGVQAGREYYLANCPFYLLPEIFNEIDNYDIPPVERAQRVLNKTRVKSIKQYLLSNTDSYVFSAVTVSIDGDVTFEKAEGSPNVGSLLIRDRARYLINDGQHRISAIIESLKEQRSNEYELLPIIFFNDPGLKMSQQIFTDLNRYTLKPAQSLSILYDTRDPYAEIVRSVAVSVSFFKNYTEFEKTTISNRSVNLFTLNGIYNATKILLGKDLDDVVESTQYACEFWEKLGNNLDEWKQFLKGELASSALRQEYLSGHNLFLNAAAAVTNSAFSAGKRLDDAISVIGNANWKRNNRLWEGRALHNGKITKSNISFILTTNVLKAQLGVELNDKENAAEEEFNRKQMQLG
- the dndC gene encoding DNA phosphorothioation system sulfurtransferase DndC, which codes for MDNIYAGRPLADIYAEIQERYKADSWPWILGYSGGKDSTVLVQLVWSALSELCADELFKPVYILSSDTLVEIPKVINHIDLNISKMLEAAAKQSLPFNPIKVFPAVSDTFWVNLLGKGYPAPTNNFRWCTDRLKIDPTSEFIRSQAFESSGAILLLGSRKSESAARKKRIESHKISGKMYNPHPEIPTAHVYTLIEDWETEEIWEYLLDHPSPWGADNKELVYMYKNASDGECPLILDIKAPSCGKSRFGCWCCTVVKKEKALSSLIKHGEEWLAPLQDLRETLLFTQIPDNKKQFREHVKRNGQSLFIRGKLEEEGIKELARGPYTMDFRKDFLRSLLQTERRLNENNPYPDSEYIYLIEERELHEIQRLWKEEKNDWESSVYAIYEEVNGKTIDNGIDEIGFLTQEDKVAVQQICEEESFPAELAMELLTTAQYHQGLRSKVRLKNKVAKSFKKEWRTEFEIYRDLA